The Stigmatopora argus isolate UIUO_Sarg chromosome 16, RoL_Sarg_1.0, whole genome shotgun sequence genome has a window encoding:
- the LOC144090526 gene encoding MAM domain-containing protein 2-like — MSSSLPGCCDFATGLCGYTQDKQNDAADWEWRRGPTLTSYTGSRGDHTSGLGYYVYMEASPPMLPGQSIRLVSRPLRGSQCLRFYYQMYGSSTGQLSVHIQKDTGDLLLWQRRGVQGIAWLRATVDYQSESPYQIVFEATRGSSVRSDIAIEDIILEGRPCPGAPRVHLWGLNQLPLHGRHILYCVC; from the exons ATGTCATCATCTCTTCCCGGCTGCTGCGACTTTGCAACGGGGCTGTGTGGTTACACTCAGGATAAGCAGAATGATGCTGCAGACTGGGAGTGGAGGAGAGGGCCCACCCTGACCTCCTATACTGGATCCAGAGGAGATCACACCAGTGGACTGG GATACTACGTATACATGGAAGCCTCTCCTCCCATGTTGCCCGGCCAGAGCATCCGCCTGGTGTCCCGCCCTCTCAGGGGATCCCAGTGCTTACGGTTTTACTACCAGATGTACGGTTCAAGTACGGGGCAGCTAAGTGTCCACATACAAAAAGACACAGGAGACCTTTTGTTGTGGCAAAGACGCGGCGTGCAGGGCATCGCGTGGCTGAGAGCCACGGTGGACTACCAGAGCGAGAGTCCATATCAG ATTGTATTTGAAGCGACCAGAGGATCATCAGTAAGGAGTGACATCGCCATTGAGGACATCATCTTGGAGGGCAGGCCTTGTCCAG gtgcacCAAGAGTACATCTGTGGGGTttgaaccagcttccactccaTGGTAGGcatatactctactgtgtgtgcTAA
- the LOC144090525 gene encoding annexin A1-like, translating to MSFLKKFFQNIIHDRNPDDDQIKVKGKLTPVFYGTVAPYPNFNATKDAEVLKSAIESKGVDEDVIISVLVKRNNEQRQKIKAVFEASTGQPLNKALKSALRSDLEDICLALLMPPAHFDAYLMRDATKRLGTDEDVLVEVLATRSNEEIRELTRAFKEDYGEDLEEIIKDETRGDFTTALLGMLKANKDESTDVDMAMAKKDAETLFEAGENTKGVNISAFLDILTKRSAPQLSKTFQMYTCVSDMTLPKALDMELRGDIEDCLIDIVKCAWSTPAFFAEKLHRAMRRHGTCEDTLIRVLVSRSEVDMKKILNEYRAMYDSTLQEDILKDTKHHFEKILIGLCGPH from the exons atgtctttcctcaagaaattCTTTCAAAATATCATCCATGACAGAAACCCTGATGACGACCAAATTAAA GTCAAGGGAAagttgacacctgtgttttacGGAACAGTGGCACCATATCCAAACTTTAATGCAACTAAGGATGCTGAAGTTTTGAAGAGTGCCATTGAAAGCAAAG GGGTGGATGAAGATGTAATTATTTCAGTCTTGGTCAAAAGAAACAATGAACAGAGACAGAAAATTAAAGCAGTTTTTGAGGCTTCCACTGGCCAG CCATTGAATAAAGCCCTGAAGTCTGCGCTCAGGTCAGATTTAGAAGACATATGTCTGGCCTTATTGATGCCGCCAGCCCACTTTGATGCCTATCTGATGAGAGATGCAACAAAG AGACTGGGCACAGATGAAGATGTCCTAGTGGAGGTTCTGGCAACAAGGTCAAATGAAGAAATCCGAGAGTTGACGAGGGCCTTCAAAGAAG ACTACGGGGAAGACCTGGAGGAGATTATCAAAGATGAAACTAGAGGTGACTTCACCACAGCCCTTCTGGGAATGTTGAAAGCAAACAAAGATGAGAGCACAGACGTTGACATGGCTATGGCCAAAAAGGATGCCGAG ACTCTGTTTGAAGCAGGAGAAAATACAAAAGGTGTCAACATCTCTgcttttttggacattttgacTAAGCGCAGTGCACCTCAGCTCTCTAAAA CATTCCAAATGTATACGTGCGTCAGTGACATGACGTTACCGAAAGCTCTAGACATGGAACTGAGAGGAGACATTGAAGATTGTCTCATTGACATCG TGAAATGTGCATGGAGCACTCCAGCGTTCTTTGCTGAGAAGCTACATCGAGCTATGAGG CGCCACGGCACATGTGAAGATACGCTGATCAGGGTGCTAGTGAGTCGTTCAGAAGTGGACATGAAGAAGATCCTGAATGAATACAGGGCTATGTATGACTCAACGTTACAGGAGGACATACTG AAAGACACAAAGCATCATTTTGAGAAGATTCTCATTGGACTGTGTGGGCCCCACTAA
- the tmc2a gene encoding transmembrane channel-like protein 2-A: MALLMEEVEEKKKLISSIRNKPWRMKRRLTHLKEAQEFVDKFEGALGKGKGRKWYAYKVMMTKKWIKFQRDFENFKTACIPWERKIKDVESHFGSSVASYFIFLRWMYGMNLVMFGFTFGLVVIPEVLMGLPYGSIARKTVPRAEQATAQDYSVLRDFNGYCKYSVLFYGYYNSQRTIGLLKFRLPLAYLMVGIGTFGYSLMVVIQTMAKNADLGGGEGEDGEFTFAWKMFTSWDYLIGNAETADNKYASITTSFKESIVDEQENQKDENIHLRRFLRVLANVLITCSLGGSGYLIYFVVKRSQEFANRDDLSWYEKNELELIMSLLGLLCPPLFETIAELEDYHPRIALKWQLGRIFALLLGNLYTFLFALFDEVNTKLEEEQSIKNATILAMKEYYENYTRFINDTEATPPPMNPADIIRGPCWETAVGIEFVKLTVSDIQVTYLTILIGDFARAVIVRFLNYCWCWDLEAGFPSYGEFDISGNVLGLVFNQGMIWMGAFYAPGLVGINVLRLLTSMYYQCWAVMATNVPHERVFKASKSNNFYMGLLLLILFLSLLPVVYTIMTLPPSFDCGPFSGKAKMFDVIIETINLDLPAFIGTLFGYVANPGLIIPAVLLMVLAIYYLNSVSEAYKNANFDLKKKMQMARDEEKNRRNNTDTTNEVMKDLEDLLPNRSLAPPTPPPEPEKTPDPKAMKTKSRAAGKGVDPQKDVTSNHSTRGPVVRPPGPREQGPGSGPGRGRGRGAPPR, from the exons ATGGCATTGCTGATGGAGGAGGTTGAGGAGAAGAAGAAACTGATATCCAGCATCAGGAACAAACCATGGAGGATGAAGAGGCGACTCACACACCTCAA AGAAGCTCAAGAGTTTGTAGATAAATTTGAAGGTGCTCTGGGCAAAGGAAAAGGCAGGAAGTGGTACGCCTACAAAGTAATGATGACAAAG aaaTGGATCAAGTTCCAGAGGGATTTTGAAAATTTCAAAACAGCCTGTATTCCCTGGGAAAGGAAGATCAAAGATGTGGAAA GTCACTTTGGCTCATCTGTGGCTTCTTACTTTATATTCCTGCGCTGGATGTATGGAATGAACCTTGTTATGTTCGGTTTTACTTTTGGACTGGTGGTCATTCCTGAG GTTCTCATGGGACTTCCCTATGGCTCCATAGCCAGGAAGACTGTTCCTAGAGCAGAGCAGGCCACTGCACAAGACTACTCGGTCCTCAGGGACTTCAAT GGATATTGCAAGTATTCTGTCCTGTTTTATGGCTATTACAACAGTCAGAGGACAATTGGATTGCTGAAGTTCAGGCTACCTCTGGCCTACCTTATGGTCGGAATCGGAACATTTGGGTACAGCCTGATGGTCGTCATACAAAC AATGGCAAAGAATGCAGATCTTGGAGGTGGGGAGGGAGAAGACGGTGAGTTCACCTTTGCCTGGAAGATGTTCACCAGCTGGGATTATCTCATCGGGAACGCAGAGACTGCAGACAACAAGTACGCGTCGATCACCACCAGTTTTAAG GAGTCCATTGTGGATGAGCAGGAGAACCAGAAGGatgaaaacattcatttgaggaGGTTCCTCAGGGTCTTGGCCAACGTCCTCATCACCTGCAGCCTCGGAGGAAGTGGATATCTCATTTACTTTGTGGTAAAGCGCTCTCAGGAGTTTGCCAATAGGGACGATCTCAGCtggtatgaaaaaaatgag TTGGAGCTCATCATGTCTCTGCTGGGCCTTTTGTGCCCCCCTCTGTTTGAGACAATTGCTGAACTTGAAGACTACCATCCTCGCATCGCCCTCAAGTGGCAGCTGGGCCGCATCTTTGCCCTGTTACTGGGAAACTTGTACACGTTCCTCTTCGCCCTTTTTGACGAGGTCAACACCAAG CTGGAAGAAGAGCAGTCCATAAAGAATGCCACCATATTGGCCATGAAAGAATATTATGAGAACTACACCCGCTTCATCAATGACACAGAGGCCACTCCGCCCCCCATGAACCCGGCTGATATCATCAGGGGTCCTTGCTGGGAGACCGCCGTTGGCATA GAGTTTGTAAAGCTGACTGTATCGGACATCCAAGTTACCTACTTGACCATCCTGATAGGTGATTTTGCCAGAGCTGTCATAGTCCGTTTCCTCAATTACTGCTGGTGCTGGGACCTGGAGGCTGGATTT CCATCATACGGAGAGTTTGACATCAGTGGTAATGTTTTGGGACTTGTCTTCAATCAAGGAATGATCTG GATGGGGGCGTTTTACGCACCGGGTCTGGTTGGCATCAACGTTCTCCGCCTCCTAACATCCATGTACTATCAGTGTTGGGCTGTCATGGCCACCAACGTTCCTCATGAGAGAGTCTTCAAGGCCTCCAAATCCAATAACTTCTACATGGGTCTGTTActcctcatcctcttcctcaGTTTGTTGCCAGTGGTCTACACCATCATGACCCTCCCACCTTCATTTGATTGTGGACCCTTCAG CGGGAAGGCAAAAATGTTCGACGTGATCATCGAGACGATCAACCTGGACCTGCCAGCCTTCATCGGGACGTTGTTTGGCTACGTGGCCAACCCTGGCCTCATTATTCCAGCTGTTTTGCTCATGGT GCTTGCCATCTACTATTTGAACTCTGTTTCCGAGGCTTACAAGAACGCCAACTTTGATCTGAAGAAGAAAATGCAGATG GCTCgcgatgaagaaaaaaataggagaaACAACACTGACACCACTAATGAAGTTATGAAAGACCTGGAGGATCTACTGCCAAATCGCTCTCTGGCACCCCCCACTCCACCTCCAGAGCCTG AAAAGACACCAGATCCAAAGGCAATGAAAACCAAATCTCGGGCTGCTGGGAAAGGTGTTGACCCTCAGAAAGACGTGACGTCCAATCACTCCACTCGGGGGCCCGTTGTTCGGCCGCCCGGGCCGAGAGAACAGGGACCGGGATCCGGTCCTGGGCGAGGCCGTGGGAGAGGAGCTCCTCCCAGATAA
- the slc30a5 gene encoding proton-coupled zinc antiporter SLC30A5 isoform X1, which translates to MDEKYSNNVLSGGQLGMVEVPNSRLTRYLVLLIITKILKALGVFESYDILKVVHIVQFIFILKFGSALILLFFQKPFSSGKVISKRQWIKLLKHSIFSCVISLLGFFGLTLCGPLRTLLLFEHSDVVVIALLGVLFTSSGGGPSKTRGAALFIIAVICLLLFDNDDLMAKMAEHPEGHHDSALTHFLYTTIAFLGLADHKGGVVLLVVSLCLKVGFHTAARKLSVELGGAKRLYALDNLVSSVVLLPWVIILSFTTESKVDSWSTLILPFAMIIVSLMILEFYVEAICNAKMEVQRCARYGSFALFSSALLLANFWTHPLTDQLRSMSKPLQGNSTEHVLSSGVLVSAIFFIMSSSILSSPSRKGQKGTLVGYSPEGTPLYNFMGDALQHTSQSLPRFIKDSLKQILEEYDSRQIFYFLCLNLAFTFVELFYGVWTNSLGLISDGFHMLFDCSALVLGLFAALMTRWKATRIFSYGYGRVEILSGFINGLFLMVIAFFVFMESVTRLVDPPNINTDMLTPVSVGGLLVNLVGICAFSHAHSHGGKSCSGHDHGHSHHGHSHADQGHGGHGHSHGGHGHGGHGHGGHGHSHSSGGGGMNANMRGVYLHVLADTLGSVGVIISTILIRQFGWLIADPICSLFIATLIFLSVIPLLKDACEVLLLRIPPEHEKELNNALHKIEKIEGVLSFRDPHFWRHSASVVAGTIHLQVMLDVVEQRIVQQVTAILKDAGVNNLSVQVEKDAYFQHMSGLSNGFQDILIMTQQMESLKHMNDGTCIM; encoded by the exons ATGGATGAGAAATACAGCAACAATGTCCTTTCTGGTGGGCAACTGGGGATGGTTGAGGTGCCCAATTCCAG ATTAACCAGATACTTGGTGTTACTCATCATCACAAAGATCTTGAAGGCCTTGGGGGTCTTTGAATCATATGACATTTTGAAGGTTGTTCATATTGTTCAATTTATCTTCATATTAAAGTTCGG ATCTGCTCTTATTTTGCTGTTCTTTCAAAAACCTTTTTCTTCTGGAAAAGTCATCTCAAAAAGACAG TGGATAAAGTTACTAAAGCACAGTATTTTTAGCTGTGTCATATCCTTACTGGGCTTTTTTGGTCTGACTCTCTGTGGACCCCTGAG GACATTACTACTTTTTGAGCACAGTGACGTTGTGGTGATTGCTCTCCTTGGTGTTCTCTTTACCAGCTCGGGAGGTGGACCATCAAAG ACCAGAGGTGCTGCTTTGTTCATCATTGCAGTGATCTGCCTACTCCTCTTTGACAATGATGATCTCATGGCAAAAATGGCAGAGCATC CCGAAGGACATCACGACAGTGCGCTAACGCATTTTCTGTACACCACCATTGCATTTTTAGGGCTTGCAGACCATAAA GGAGGTGTCGTGCTGCTGGTGGTCTCACTGTGCCTAAAGGTGGGCTTCCACACAGCTGCAAGGAAACTCTCAGTGGAGCTCGGAGGAGCCAAGCGCCTGTATGCCTTGGACAACCTGGTGTCTTCTGTAGTACTGTTGCCTTGGGTCATAATATTGTCATTCACCACGGAG aGTAAAGTGGATTCGTGGTCGACTCTCATCCTCCCGTTTGCCATGATCATCGTTTCTTTGATGATCCTGGAATTTTACGTGGAGGCCATCTGCAATGCCAAAATGGAGGTACAGCGGTGCGCCCGCTATGGCTCCTTTGCCCTCTTCTCCAGCGCCCTGCTGCTCGCCAACTTTTGGACACACCCGCTGACTGACCAGTTACGCTCTATGAGCAAACCACTACAGGGGAACAGTACGGAACACGTGCTATCTAGTGGAGTTCTCGTCAGTGCCATTTTCTTCATAATGT CATCCAGCATTCTCTCATCTCCATCAAGGAAAGGTCAAAAGGGCACCTTGGTTGGTTACTCACCCGAAGGGACTCCTTTGTACAACTTCATGGGTGACGCTCTGCAGCACACGTCACAGTCCCTGCCCCGCTTTATCAAAGATTCCTTGAAACAAATTCTGGAGGAGTACGACTCCAGACAGATCTTCTATTTCCTGTGTCTCAACctg GCCTTCACCTTTGTTGAGCTGTTTTATGGTGTTTGGACTAACAGCCTGGGACTGATCTCGGATGGCTTCCACATGTTGTTTGACTGCTCAGCTCTTGTCCTCGGTCTCTTTGCCGCCCTGATGACTCGCTGGAAAGCAACCAGGATCTTCTCCTATGG TTACGGCCGTGTAGAAATCCTTTCTGGGTTCATCAATGGACTGTTCCTGATGGTCATCGCTTTCTTTGTCTTCATGGAGTCAGTTACCCGTTTAGTGGATCCCCCCAACATAAACACGGACATGCTGACT CCGGTGTCCGTCGGCGGCTTATTGGTGAACCTGGTGGGAATCTGCGCTTTCAGCCACGCCCATTCCCACGGAGGCAAAAGCTGCTCGGGGCACGACCACGGCCACTCGCACCACGGCCACTCCCATGCCGACCAAGGTCACGGCGGGCATGGCCACTCCCACGGCGGACACGGGCACGGAGGACACGGACACGGCGGACACGGGCATTCTCACAGCTCAGGCGGCGGGGGCATGAATGCCAATATGAGAG GTGTTTACCTCCACGTCCTGGCTGACACTTTGGGCAGCGTCGGCGTCATCATTTCTACCATCCTCATACGCCAATTTGGCTGGTTGATCGCCGATCCCATTTGCTCCCTCTTCATCGCCACACTCATCTTCCTCAGTGTCATTCCTCTACTCAAAGATGCTTGCGAGGTTCTTCTTTTGAGAATTCCACCAGAGCATGAAAAGGAACTGAATAATGCACTGCATAAG ATTGAGAAGATTGAAGGAGTGTTGTCATTCAGAGATCCTCACTTTTGGAGACATTCCGCCAGCGTGGTTGCAGGCACCATCCACCTCCAGGTCATGTTGGATGTAGTGGAGCAGCGCATTGTACAGCAG GTGACGGCCATTTTGAAAGATGCCGGCGTGAATAATCTGTCAGTGCAGGTAGAAAAGGATGCATACTTCCAACATATGTCAGGCCTCAGTAACGGATTTCAGGATATTTTAATTATGACACAACAGATGGAGTCTTTGAAACACATGAATGATGGGACATGTATTATGTAA
- the slc30a5 gene encoding proton-coupled zinc antiporter SLC30A5 isoform X2, with product MDEKYSNNVLSGGQLGMVEVPNSRLTRYLVLLIITKILKALGVFESYDILKVVHIVQFIFILKFGSALILLFFQKPFSSGKVISKRQWIKLLKHSIFSCVISLLGFFGLTLCGPLRTLLLFEHSDVVVIALLGVLFTSSGGGPSKTRGAALFIIAVICLLLFDNDDLMAKMAEHPEGHHDSALTHFLYTTIAFLGLADHKGGVVLLVVSLCLKVGFHTAARKLSVELGGAKRLYALDNLVSSVVLLPWVIILSFTTESKVDSWSTLILPFAMIIVSLMILEFYVEAICNAKMEVQRCARYGSFALFSSALLLANFWTHPLTDQLRSMSKPLQGNSTEHVLSSGVLVSAIFFIMSSSILSSPSRKGQKGTLVGYSPEGTPLYNFMGDALQHTSQSLPRFIKDSLKQILEEYDSRQIFYFLCLNLAFTFVELFYGVWTNSLGLISDGFHMLFDCSALVLGLFAALMTRWKATRIFSYGYGRVEILSGFINGLFLMVIAFFVFMESVTRLVDPPNINTDMLTPVSVGGLLVNLVGICAFSHAHSHGGKSCSGHDHGHSHHGHSHADQGHGGHGHSHGGHGHSHSSGGGGMNANMRGVYLHVLADTLGSVGVIISTILIRQFGWLIADPICSLFIATLIFLSVIPLLKDACEVLLLRIPPEHEKELNNALHKIEKIEGVLSFRDPHFWRHSASVVAGTIHLQVMLDVVEQRIVQQVTAILKDAGVNNLSVQVEKDAYFQHMSGLSNGFQDILIMTQQMESLKHMNDGTCIM from the exons ATGGATGAGAAATACAGCAACAATGTCCTTTCTGGTGGGCAACTGGGGATGGTTGAGGTGCCCAATTCCAG ATTAACCAGATACTTGGTGTTACTCATCATCACAAAGATCTTGAAGGCCTTGGGGGTCTTTGAATCATATGACATTTTGAAGGTTGTTCATATTGTTCAATTTATCTTCATATTAAAGTTCGG ATCTGCTCTTATTTTGCTGTTCTTTCAAAAACCTTTTTCTTCTGGAAAAGTCATCTCAAAAAGACAG TGGATAAAGTTACTAAAGCACAGTATTTTTAGCTGTGTCATATCCTTACTGGGCTTTTTTGGTCTGACTCTCTGTGGACCCCTGAG GACATTACTACTTTTTGAGCACAGTGACGTTGTGGTGATTGCTCTCCTTGGTGTTCTCTTTACCAGCTCGGGAGGTGGACCATCAAAG ACCAGAGGTGCTGCTTTGTTCATCATTGCAGTGATCTGCCTACTCCTCTTTGACAATGATGATCTCATGGCAAAAATGGCAGAGCATC CCGAAGGACATCACGACAGTGCGCTAACGCATTTTCTGTACACCACCATTGCATTTTTAGGGCTTGCAGACCATAAA GGAGGTGTCGTGCTGCTGGTGGTCTCACTGTGCCTAAAGGTGGGCTTCCACACAGCTGCAAGGAAACTCTCAGTGGAGCTCGGAGGAGCCAAGCGCCTGTATGCCTTGGACAACCTGGTGTCTTCTGTAGTACTGTTGCCTTGGGTCATAATATTGTCATTCACCACGGAG aGTAAAGTGGATTCGTGGTCGACTCTCATCCTCCCGTTTGCCATGATCATCGTTTCTTTGATGATCCTGGAATTTTACGTGGAGGCCATCTGCAATGCCAAAATGGAGGTACAGCGGTGCGCCCGCTATGGCTCCTTTGCCCTCTTCTCCAGCGCCCTGCTGCTCGCCAACTTTTGGACACACCCGCTGACTGACCAGTTACGCTCTATGAGCAAACCACTACAGGGGAACAGTACGGAACACGTGCTATCTAGTGGAGTTCTCGTCAGTGCCATTTTCTTCATAATGT CATCCAGCATTCTCTCATCTCCATCAAGGAAAGGTCAAAAGGGCACCTTGGTTGGTTACTCACCCGAAGGGACTCCTTTGTACAACTTCATGGGTGACGCTCTGCAGCACACGTCACAGTCCCTGCCCCGCTTTATCAAAGATTCCTTGAAACAAATTCTGGAGGAGTACGACTCCAGACAGATCTTCTATTTCCTGTGTCTCAACctg GCCTTCACCTTTGTTGAGCTGTTTTATGGTGTTTGGACTAACAGCCTGGGACTGATCTCGGATGGCTTCCACATGTTGTTTGACTGCTCAGCTCTTGTCCTCGGTCTCTTTGCCGCCCTGATGACTCGCTGGAAAGCAACCAGGATCTTCTCCTATGG TTACGGCCGTGTAGAAATCCTTTCTGGGTTCATCAATGGACTGTTCCTGATGGTCATCGCTTTCTTTGTCTTCATGGAGTCAGTTACCCGTTTAGTGGATCCCCCCAACATAAACACGGACATGCTGACT CCGGTGTCCGTCGGCGGCTTATTGGTGAACCTGGTGGGAATCTGCGCTTTCAGCCACGCCCATTCCCACGGAGGCAAAAGCTGCTCGGGGCACGACCACGGCCACTCGCACCACGGCCACTCCCATGCCGACCAAGGTCACGGCGGGCATGGCCACTCC CACGGCGGACACGGGCATTCTCACAGCTCAGGCGGCGGGGGCATGAATGCCAATATGAGAG GTGTTTACCTCCACGTCCTGGCTGACACTTTGGGCAGCGTCGGCGTCATCATTTCTACCATCCTCATACGCCAATTTGGCTGGTTGATCGCCGATCCCATTTGCTCCCTCTTCATCGCCACACTCATCTTCCTCAGTGTCATTCCTCTACTCAAAGATGCTTGCGAGGTTCTTCTTTTGAGAATTCCACCAGAGCATGAAAAGGAACTGAATAATGCACTGCATAAG ATTGAGAAGATTGAAGGAGTGTTGTCATTCAGAGATCCTCACTTTTGGAGACATTCCGCCAGCGTGGTTGCAGGCACCATCCACCTCCAGGTCATGTTGGATGTAGTGGAGCAGCGCATTGTACAGCAG GTGACGGCCATTTTGAAAGATGCCGGCGTGAATAATCTGTCAGTGCAGGTAGAAAAGGATGCATACTTCCAACATATGTCAGGCCTCAGTAACGGATTTCAGGATATTTTAATTATGACACAACAGATGGAGTCTTTGAAACACATGAATGATGGGACATGTATTATGTAA